The following coding sequences lie in one Cryptococcus neoformans var. neoformans B-3501A chromosome 14, whole genome shotgun sequence genomic window:
- a CDS encoding hypothetical protein (Similar to gi|45330835|tpg|DAA02300.1| TPA: microsomal epoxide hydrolase [Cryptococcus neoformans var. grubii], FASTA scores: opt: 2508, E(): 1.8e-145, (91.000% identity (96.250% similar) in 400 aa overlap (1-400:1-396)); HMMPfam hit to EHN, Epoxide hydrolase N terminus, score: 91.2, E(): 2.5e-24): MSYSDLPHKPTIPVEPFKLSVPHEDLNELLTLLKSTRIAKESYENVSAQENKFGITRKWLVNMKDEWIKLDWRKQEERINSLPAFKAKVKNSDGSVFSIHFTALFSKKKVAIPIILSHGWPGSFYEFVPMMEMVKKKYSPEDLPFHLIVPSLPGWLFSTPPPNDREFNVTDVGYLFNGLMEGLGFGDGYVAQGGDIGSYVTNELGAKYPACKIIHVNYSNPPPRPLPSPGSPGQEAPPPSAEDLLELLQKFGYALEHSTRPATVGLVVGSNPLSLLAWVGEKFLEWTDESPSEETILTMTSLYWFTDCFTTSIYTYRYGLGAKRHESAKQASYQKCPLGYSQFPKEIVEIPAEWVKAQSNMVWSKKHESGGHFAALEKPELLWADIEEFVHSQWEKYKGNY, encoded by the exons ATGTCGTATTCAGACCTTCCCCACAAGCCGACCATTCCTGTCGAGCCCTTCAAACTATCCGTACCCCATGAGGACCTCAATGAGCTCCTCACTCTACTCAAATCTACCAGAATTGCCAAAGAAAGCTATGAGAATGTCTCTGCGCAGGAGAACAAATTTGGAATAACGAGGAAATGGCTGGTGAATATGAAAGATGAATGGATCAAACTGGACTG GCGTAAACAAGAAGAGCGCATCAATTCTCTTCCTGCGTTCAAGGCAAAGGTCAAAAACTCAGATGGTTCGGTATTTTCAATCCATTTTACCGCCCTTTTCTCGAAAAAGAAGGTCGCAATTCCTATCATCCTCAGTCACGGCTGGCCAGGTAGCTTTTACGAATTCGTTCCAatgatggagatggtgaagaagaaatatAGTCCTGAGGATCTTCC GTTCCATTTGATCGTACCATCCCTTCCCGGTTGGCTTTTCTCTACACCTCCTCCTAATGATCGAGAATTCAATGTGACCGATGTTGGGTATCTCTTCAATGGTCTAATGGAGGGCCTAGGTTTCGGAGACGGCTATGTTGCCCAAGGCGGTGATATTGGGAGCTACGTGACGAACGAACTTGGTGCCAAGTACCCAGCTTGCAAAA TCATTCACGTCAATTACTCtaaccctcctcctcgcccacTTCCCTCTCCAGGCTCTCCTGGACAAGAGGCTCCACCGCCCTCTGCTGAAGATCTTCTTGAGCTACTGCAGAAGTTTGGATATGCTCTCGAGCATTCTACTCGACCAGCCACTGTAGGCTTGGTAGTAGGCTCCAATCCACTCAGCCTACTAGCATGGGTCGGCGAGAAATTCCTCGAGTGGACTGATGAGTCCCCAAGTGAGGAAACAATTTTGACAATGACAAGCCTTTATTGGTTCACTGATTGTTTCACGACGTCGATTTACACATACAGATAT GGCCTTGGTGCTAAACGCCATGAAAGTGCCAAACAAGCTTCTTACCAGAAATGTCCTCTGGGCTACAGCCAGTTCCCCAAAGAGATCGTCGAGATACCTGCCGAGTGGGTCAAGGCGCAATCCAATATGGTTTGGTCTAAGAAACATGAATCC GGGGGTCATTTTGCTGCTCTCGAAAAGCCAGAATTGTTGTGGGCGGATATAGAGGAGTTTGTACACTCGCAGTGGGAGAAGTACAAAGGTAATTACTGA
- a CDS encoding hypothetical protein (HMMPfam hit to LRR, Leucine Rich Repeat, score: 42.7, E(): 1e-09), whose protein sequence is MTSFSIPLPPQHTSSVAPLSDSSFAPRTPPRFTRHRSDTMLSTSSSTSSSILQTPETPSILETLSTGLGLGIPAGQSNPLVQSPNELRIRRRASSYEFGALWEESPDDHPVGKPGPSSTFSVAGTGWRLCDSPEQHDRDDYFPPAASIAPANFMTYQPSPLHQQTQSEAPQVADPGLTTTNPTRPVTARRVSLKLKDAIRLKLGRSKSSFKVLSRKPQREGGELSHDQASQSPSVTSSDPSTRSRRQRLKSLISFSQSSNFSSQSVCSDTPSSDLAFSSGGSQGIALSAPLNADERSHSFIIPTTVDFSVEKAIVEACNEEIGQVEEKVDRKGKGRAVHSPHPSRIQSQTIDPHSTFYDLSTPLLTQELSSPPDMCPTEEAEEAKHLSFEESLPKELKLLVMKKLMESFADESFGRFTGELLGRMELIKMSTVSKSWEALCFDGQLWPAINLAAIAHLLPVSILHRILKHSASFITDFSLRGMDAVGGKMLIKALVGENVDIKLYDHIDLTPRLNIQRLDLSGCKTLTENDLCWIISCCPNLRSLNLRGLSAVGPKSIGFIWKIETLEEIDVSYCRALELPFLLSYIKRISEVQAKNLRSIRAAGLFFRSNMLLLSIIRRCHNLERLDLQGCHGLTDDMFENFHNYCIEDDKCLTSLTHLNVSNTPLTPAIFTYLNGHLPNLTHLEMANLSGADNPDDDDDGYELSKMLKSMPKLRKVDLEDTAGLSGVSDMVLEALTPMDGDVGTTGCELEELKIGYARVSSGAIVDLIKGCKKLRVLELDNTEANNTVMREFLRRSHPCSRLSIIDCHNVTSAAYTEIAASTRARQGWEGWAAVPFGYDKDVEMAEKAVLKTFWGWKRVVVPKGWVEMRNEAETMESRKRARREQAQDACSSTEGENSDGSKWKGKGKAKDDVDGDSGRTRPRMRSNGSISREPVGCIIA, encoded by the exons ATGACCTCATTTTCCATACCACTGCCGCCTCAACACACCTCATCTGTTGCGCCACTCTCAGATAGTTCATTTGCACCTCGCACTCCCCCCCGGTTCACCAGGCATCGCTCCGATACAATGCTTAGCACCTCGTCCTCcacctcatcatccatcttaCAGACTCCAGAAACGCCGTCAATTCTGGAAACTTTGTCCACAGGCTTGGGTTTGGGCATTCCCGCTGGCCAATCTAACCCTTTAGTGCAGTCACCTAACGAATTGAggataagaagaagagcgagcAGTTATGAGTTCGGTGCATTATGGGAAGAGTCACCAGATGACCATCCAGTGGGAAAGCCTGGTCCTTCTTCGACGTTTTCAGTCGCAGGTACAGGGTGGAGACTGTGTGACAGTCCTGAGCAGCATGATAGAGATGATTACTTTCCGCCAGCTGCTAGTATAGCTCCAGCAAACTTTATGACCTATCAACCGAGTCCACTACACCAACAAACACAGTCAGAGGCTCCTCAAGTCGCTGACCCTGGCTTAACAACCACCAATCCCACCCGTCCCGTGACGGCAAGGCGAGTGTCTTTAAAACTCAAAGACGCAATTCGGCTCAAACTGGGAAGATCCAAATCATCCTTCAAGGTCCTCAGTCGAAAGCCTCAGCGTGAGGGCGGCGAACTTTCTCATGACCAAGCATCCCAGTCGCCATCCGTAACCAGTAGTGACCCGTCCACTAGATCTCGCCGACAACGCTTGAAATCTCTCATCTCGTTCTCTCAATCGAGCAACTTTTCTTCACAATCGGTATGTTCTGACACTCCATCCTCTGATTTGGCATTTTCTTCAGGCGGCTCGCAAGGAATCGCCTTGAGTGCACCTTTGAATGCCGATGAACGATCGCATTCATTCATTATACCGACTACGGTTGATTTCAGTGTAGAAAAGGCGATTGTTGAAGCATGCAATGAGGAAATTGGTcaagttgaagaaaaagtggaTAGGAAAGGTAAAGGCCGAGCAGTACATTCGCCACATCCCTCACGAATCCAATCCCAAACAATCGATCCTCATAGTACGTTTTACGATCTCTCGACCCCTCTTTTAACCCAGGAACTGTCTTCTCCTCCCGATATGTGTCCCACTGAGGAGGCTGAGGAAGCGAAGCACCTTAGTTTTGAAGAAAGTCTTCCGAAAGAGCTCAAGCTTctggtgatgaagaagctgatggAGAGTTTTGCGGATGAAAGCTTTGGTAGGTTCACGGGTGAGTTgctgggaaggatggaattGATAAAGATGAGTACT GTTTCCAAATCATGGGAGGCATTATGTTTTGATGGTCAGCTGTGGCCAGCTATCAATTTAGCTGCTATTgcccatctccttcccgtctccatcctccatcgcATACTTAAGCACTCTGCGTCTTTTATTACCGACTTTTCTCTCCGAGGGATGGACGCAGTCGGCGGTAAAATGCTTATCAAAGCTTTAGTAGGCGAGAATGTTGATATCAAGCTGTATGACCATATCGATCTGACTCCACGACTCAATATTCAACGACTTGATTTGAGCGGGTGCAAGACTTTGACCGAAAATGATTTATGTTGGATCATTTCTTGCTGCCCCAACTTGCGCTCTCTGAATCTCAGAGGGTTATCCGCTGTAGGCCCCAAATCGATAGGCTTCATCTGGAAAATCGAAACGCTTGAAGAGATCGATGTGTCATATTGCAGAGCGCTTGAACTACCTTTTCTTTTAAGCTATATCAAACGCATTTCAGAGGTGCAAGCGAAGAACTTGCGGTCTATCAGAGCGGCCGGTCTTTTCTTCCGGAGCAACATGCTGTTATTGTCTATCATCAGACGTTGTCATAACTTGGAGAGACTTGATCTCCAAGGGTGCCACGGCTTAACCGACGACATGTTTGAAAATTTCCACAATTACTGCATCGAGGACGACAAGTGCCTGACAAGTCTCACCCATCTCAATGTCTCAAACACCCCACTTACCCCTGCCATCTTCACTTATCTCAACGGCCATCTCCCTAACCTGACCCATCTCGAAATGGCCAACCTCTCGGGTGCAGACAACCcggacgacgatgacgatgggTATGAACTGTcaaagatgttgaagagtATGCCCAAGCTACGAAAggtggatttggaagaCACCGCCGGTTTGTCAGGGGTGAGTGATATGGTGCTCGAGGCGCTGACGCCGATGGATGGGGATGTGGGGACGACGGGGTGTGAGCTGGAGGAGTTGAAGATTGGGTATGCGAGAGTATCATCCGGGGCGATCGTGGACCTTATCAAAGGCTGCAAGAAGCTCAGAGTATTGGAACTTGAT AATACGGAAGCAAACAATACAGTCATGCGCGAATTTCTCCGCCGTTCGCATCCTTGTTCCCGGCTATCCATCATCGACTGCCATAACGTCACATCGGCTGCTTACACTGAGATTGCAGCTTCCACCAGGGCTCGTCAGGggtgggaaggatgggcagCTGTGCCATTTGGTTATGATAAAGATGTGGAGATGGCTGAGAAGGCGGTGTTGAAGACGTTTTggggttggaagagggtggTAGTCCCGAAAGGGTGGGTGGAAATGAGGAACGAGGCGGAGACGATGGAGAGTCGGAAGAGGGCGCGACGCGAGCAAGCGCAAGACGCTTGTAGCTCAACAGAAGGGGAAAATTCAGATGGTTCAAAatggaaggggaaagggaaagccaaggatgatgttgatggcGATTCGGGGAGAACCAGGCCGAGAATGAGGAGTAATGGTTCGATCAGCCGTGAACCTGTGGGGTGCATCATTGCATGA
- a CDS encoding hypothetical protein (Match to EST gb|CF193413.1|CF193413; Similar to gi|46100080|gb|EAK85313.1| hypothetical protein UM04264.1 [Ustilago maydis 521], FASTA scores: opt: 828, E(): 1e-42, (50.769% identity (76.154% similar) in 260 aa overlap (18-268:39-298)); HMMPfam hit to PAP2, PAP2 superfamily, score: 110.9, E(): 3e-30): MALSNPWAKQPDRPITTPPAGSRRRRIFISYAPDWVITILLWINGYRRLFSVTDTSLAHPYADPERVPVWLLAVLCGIVPAVFIILVAAFVRRSFWDGHNGILGLILGLGLTATFTNIIKITVGRPRPDLFARCILPPDLTSNPVHGLTSWTACTTTDDGRLSEGFRSFPSGHSSFAWCGMWYLILYLAAKMEINNRQGFTYKSWLLLAPLSCATLVAVSRTMDYRHHATDVIAGSVIGLLGGWYAYRQYYPPLSHPVAYKPYSPRIPKSDPSPIPLHSHSHSRPSTEAMLRQHEFQPSQAQFQFGRESSASPVETLGERRAGGGYGPDGPVGIVDMNGWNRQPYQPQQTQQTPTTIKDLEIQSDRQPPQSNNNHLQESTLADPGGENVEMVERPS; this comes from the exons ATGGCGCTCTCCAACCCTTGGGCGAAACAACCCGATCGCCCGATCACCACGCCCCCGGCCGGATCCCGCCGACGGCGTATATTCATCAGCTACGCCCCCGACTGGGTAATCACCATTCTCCTCTGG ATTAACGGCTACCGCCGCCTGTTCAGTGTGACAGACACCTCCCTCGCACACCCTTATGCAGACCCAGAGAGAGTACCCGTCTGGCTGTTGGCCGTGCTCTGTGGAATCGTCCCTGctgtcttcatcatcctcgtcgc GGCGTTTGTGAGGAGATCGTTCTGGGATGGACATAATGGTATCCTCGGGCTGATTCTCGGTCTGGGGTTGACAGCCACATTCACCAATATCATCAAG ATAACAGTCGGCCGCCCCCGACCCGACCTTTTTGCCCGCTGTATCCTGCCCCCCGACCTCACCTCCAACCCAGTCCACGGCCTCACCTCCTGGACAGCCTGCACCACCACAGATGACGGGAGGTTGAGCGAAGGGTTCAGGAGTTTTCCGAGTGGACACAGCAGTTTTGCTTGGTGTGGGATGTGGTATCTGATCCTATACCTCGCTGCTA AAATGGAAATAAATAACCGCCAGGGATTCACATACAAATCATggctcctcctcgcccCCCTTTCCTGCGCGACCCTCGTCGCAGTCTCGCGAACCATGGATTACAGGCATCACGCGACCGACGTCATTGCCGGTTCGGTGATTGGGTTGTTGGGGGGGTGGTATGCTTATAGGCAGTATTATCCT CCCCTCTCCCACCCTGTAGCATACAAACCCTACTCCCCCCGGATCCCCAAATCCGATCCATCCCCTATCCCACtccattcccattcccattcaAGACCTAGTACAGAGGCGATGCTCCGACAGCACGAATTTCAGCCGTCTCAGGCTCAGTTTCAGTTTGGTAGGGAATCGTCCGCTTCGCCTGTGGAGACTTTGGGCGAGAGAAGGGCCGGGGGAGGGTATGGACCGGATGGGCCGGTTGGAATTGTGGATATGAATGGATGGAATCGACAACCATATCAACCACAACAAACTCAACAAACACCAACTACAATAAAGGATCTGGAAATACAGTCGGACAGACAACCACCGCAGAGTAATAACAACCATCTGCAGGAAAGTACGCTTGCAGATCCGGGCGGTGAGAATGTAGAGATGGTTGAGCGGCCGTCGTAA
- a CDS encoding hypothetical protein (Similar to gi|46100559|gb|EAK85792.1| hypothetical protein UM04962.1 [Ustilago maydis 521], FASTA scores: opt: 388, E(): 6.9e-14, (32.665% identity (55.874% similar) in 349 aa overlap (12-349:15-303)); HMMPfam hit to IPK, Inositol polyphosphate kinase, score: 59.8, E(): 7.2e-15), producing the protein MDLPLTLDDHTPFPHQVAGHPGVMSDSSGSLVIKPALPREIAFYQLLSNSDPEDIVWPLRKFVPKNYGTLRLEGRVGAGGGVETDLDVKDEMPESVVLENLAYAYTHPNIMDVKLGTVLYAPDATDEKRRRMERQARETTTYETGIRLTGCQTWHAPTQSYISTPKSFGKSITPPQLSLGMVRFFPLPTDCIPSLVTLPSPPPTAVEVVSTVSASHLPIPAENSCASVIQSSTSISIPPSTPIAPDPTTTVTTAPASTNPEKSPTYENHSIPAPTLARLLTLLLQKLDHLTAVLSTLEMRFVGASLLVVYEGDPARLEAALDREEANAQGESGEREKRNGERSMFSDDGSIDFSDSDEDSDEDGEGYDSEDELDGKKKDERRARKCPALTLKMIDFAHTWLAQGEGPDEGVLKGLKTFRSLVEGRLEEVERGCV; encoded by the exons ATGGACCTGCCACTCACCCTCGACGACCACACCCCATTCCCCCACCAGGTTGCAGGCCACCCCGGTGTCATGTCGGACTCCTCCGGCAGTCTCGTCATCAAGCCCGCCCTCCCTCGCGAAATCGCTTTTTATCAGCTGCTCTCCAACTCGGATCCGGAGGATATAGTGTGGCCGCTGAGGAAGTTTGTACCGAAGAATTATGGGACGCTGAGGCTGGAAGGGAGGGTAGGAGCTGGGGGTGGGGTTGAGACAGATTTAGATgtgaaggatgagatgcCAGAG AGCGTGGTACTGGAGAACCTGGCTTATGCGTACACTCATCCGAACATTATGGACGTTAAACTCGGTACTGTGCTGTACGCTCCCGACGCTACAGACGAAAAGAGACGACGGATGGAACGACAGGCGAGGGAGACGACCACGTATGAGACGGGGATACGCTTAACAGGCTGCCAG ACATGGCACGCCCCTACACAAAGCTACATCTCTACACCCAAATCATTCGGCAAATCCATCACACCTCCCCAACTCTCTCTGGGCATGGTCcgtttcttccctctcccaacTGACTGTATCCCTTCCCTCGTcactcttccctccccGCCGCCTACAGCTGTAGAGGTCGTTTCTACCGTTTCAGCGAGCCATTTACCAATACCGGCCGAGAATTCTTGTGCTTCCGTTATCCaatcttccacttccatttccattCCCCCTTCTACTCCCATCGCCCCCGACCCCACCACTACCGTCACCACCGCCCCGGCCTCCACCAACCCCGAAAAATCACCAACGTACGAAAACCATTCCATCCCCGCTCCCACTCTCGCTCGCCTCTtaaccctcctcctccaaaagCTCGACCACCTCACAGCCGTGCTTTCCACCCTTGAAATGCGGTTTGTAGGTGCTTCGCTGTTGGTGGTGTATGAAGGTGATCCGGCGAGGCTCGAGGCGGCGCTGGATAGGGAGGAAGCTAACGCGCAGGGAGAGAgtggagagagggagaagagaaatggGGAGAGGTCAATGTTTAGTGATGATGGGTCGATCGACTTTTCAGATTCGGACGAGGACTCggacgaggatggagaaggatatgACTCGGAAGACGAGttggatggaaagaagaaggacgaaagGCGAGCGAGAAAATGCCCGGCGCTAACACTTAAAATGATCGATTTCGCACATACCTGGTTAGCACAGGGGGAAGGACCGGATGAAGGGGTGTTGAAAGGGTTGAAGACGTTTAGGAGTTTGGTGGAAGGGCggttggaagaggttgaaCGGGGTTGTGTTTGA
- a CDS encoding hypothetical protein (Similar to gi|46097188|gb|EAK82421.1| hypothetical protein UM01640.1 [Ustilago maydis 521], FASTA scores: opt: 1721, E(): 1e-89, (48.501% identity (77.778% similar) in 567 aa overlap (8-563:19-578)); HMMPfam hit to GAS1, Glycolipid anchored surface protein (GAS1), score: 379.6, E(): 3.9e-111), with protein MRLFSLALAGMQFLAMTAALPNITRTGKYLYDESGNRFYIKGVAYQPEGELAASSDANSANGGFPEPSSFYDPLSSPQNCTRDLPYLQQLGVNAVRVYSVNSSLNHDDCMKMFNDAGIYVLLDVSLPLNGSIDRSSPSWSTNLLNEYIETIDAFRSYGNVLGYNIGNEVINLVSNTNAAPFVKAAARDIKAYLKSVGSSALVGYAAVDGESDFRNSLAEYLTCGGDSIAVDLYGLNNYEWCGNQNINSSNWNTITEGFSDLPVATYMSEFGCITSPPRLWTEVAALFASPVSDVFSGGVAFSYFPTSDDYGMVTISDNDTVTVTDDFTRLATQYNSTSPPNSPAKSSVTANETNCPAESDSLLASSTLPPTPNESVCNCINENSLSCKVKQSSANSPEIVGALLDYACSLLGSTNSSASCDPIAGNGTSGTYGQLSFCSPAIKLSYVMSTYYQINPEDTSCDFAGNASLSTNRPNTAQDANAAASSCLAAEPSGGVFTPTAPGSGAATATTTGTASGSTSSSASTSDSSASTSGDIKSITVVGGVLTAVVGIAGVVVGGGAILL; from the exons ATGCGCCTCTTCTCACTAGCCCTCGCTGGAATGCAGTTTCTCGCCATGACGGCTGCCCTTCCTAACATCACAAGGACTGGAAAGTACCTCTACGACGAGTCCGGCAATAGGTTCTATATTAAG GGTGTAGCGTACCAACCGGAAGGAGAATTAGCGGCTAGCTCAGATGCCAACTCTGCCAA CGGTGGCTTCCCCGAACC CTCATCATTCTACGATCCACTCTCGTCTCCGCAAAACTGCACAAGAGATTTGCCGTACCTTCAGCAACTCGGTGTCAATGCGGTCAGAGTGTATAGTGTCAATTCTAGTCTGAATCATGACGACTGTATGAAGATGTTCAATGATGCTGGTATCTACGTACT GCTGGATGTTTCCTTACCACTCAACGGAAGTATCGATCGATCGAGTCCCTCGTGGTCAACAAATCTCCTCAATGAGTACATAGAAACTATTGACGCTTTCAGAAGCTATGGAAATGTTCTCGGCTACAACATTGGAAATGAAGTAATCAACCTCGTGTCCAATACCAATGCTGCTC CCTTTGTCAAAGCTGCTGCTCGTGACATCAAAGCGTATTTGAAGTCCGTCGGATCGTCTGCCCTTGTTGGATACGCCGCCGTCGATGGCGAGTCGGATTTCAGAAATTCTCTGGCCGAATATTTGACTTGCGGAGGGGACAGCATTGCGGTCGACCTTTATG GTCTCAACAACTATGAGTGGTGCGGTAATCAGAACATCAACTCGTCAAACTGGAATACCATCACCGAGGGGTTCAGTGACTTGCCTGTTGCCACCTATATGTCCGAGTTTGG CTGTATTACCAgtcctcctcgtctttgGACTGAAGTTGCGGCTCTATTTGCTTCCCCCGTCTCAGATGTCTTTAGCGGTGGTGTTGCCTTTTCCTATTTTCCTACTTCCGATGACTACGGCATGGTCACCATCTCTGACAACGACAC TGTAACCGTAACGGACGACTTTACCCGTCTCGCTACGCAGTACAACTCCACTTCCCCACCCAATTCCCCCGCGAAGTCATCCGTCACTGCCAATGAAACCAACTGCCCTGCTGAGTCTGACTCGCTCCTTGCCAGCTCTACCCTCCCGCCAACCCCGAACGAGAGCGTCTGTAACTGCATCAACGAAAACTCATTATCGTGCAAGGTGAAACAGTCAAGCGCCAACTCGCCCGAGATTGTTGGCGCCCTTCTCGA CTACGCTTGCTCTCTCCTTGGCTCTACCAACTCTTCCGCTTCATGCGACCCTATCGCCGGTAATGGCACTTCTGGTACCTATGGCCAATTGTCTTTCTGCTCTCCGGCTATCAAGCTCTCCTACGTCATGTCGACTTACTACCAAATCAATCCAGAGGATACCAGCTGTGACTTTGCTGGAAACGCATCGTTGAGCACGAACC GACCAAACACTGCCCAAGACGCCAACGCCGCCGCAAGCAGTTGTCTCGCCGCCGAACCTAGTGGTGGCGTATTCACACCCACCGCCCCGGGTAGTGGCGCAGCCACAGCCACTACTACCGGCACCGCTTCTGGATCTACCTCTTCAAGTGCCTCCACTTCTGATTCATCCGCTTCTACCTCCGGGGACATCAAGTCGATCACTGTCGTCGGTGGTGTGTTGACGGCGGTTGTAGGTATTGCGGGAGTCGTGGTTGGCGGAGGCGCAATTTTGCTATGA
- a CDS encoding hypothetical protein (Match to ESTs gb|CF194139.1|CF194139, gb|CF194498.1|CF194498, gb|CF191061.1|CF191061; Similar to gi|46445255|gb|EAL04524.1| hypothetical protein CaO19.12195 [Candida albicans SC5314], FASTA scores: opt: 582, E(): 1.2e-30, (38.079% identity (67.550% similar) in 302 aa overlap (42-336:10-297)); HMMPfam hit to Mito_carr, Mitochondrial carrier protein, score: 245.5, E(): 9.4e-71), translating to MTRGLVNLFQFANLQSAEIRQNINLQPLLYLHSYNPCFPAMSEITPISEYSQPPKKRNDVAIELLSGSFGGASQVLTGQPLDTLKTRAQTAPKGQFKNTWDILKVTVRNEGFLALYKGMMSPLLGVAAVNSLLFTAYGTARRIVSPYPDLSIPQVAAAGAIAGAANAVLASPVEMFKIKMQGQYGGKDDKRLGRVVGDMWKEYGLRNGIMRGYWVTVVREIPAYAGFYAGYEYSKRWFAKHYAPNNLPIWTLLASGAIGGVSYWLACYPLDVVKSRVQMAKLPPSKGGWLSGGYVAREMSAIVKEGGVSSLFRGIGPSLVRAVPAAGATFAAYEVAREYIINHDLL from the exons ATGACGCGAGGACTTGTCAACCTTTTCCAGTTCGCCAATCTCCAATCGGCTGAGATTAGACAAAATATAAACCTCCAACCTCTCCTTTATCTGCATTCTTATAATCCTTGTTTCCCAGCCATGTCTGAAATTACTCCCATATCTGAGTATTCTCAACCAcccaagaagaggaacgaTGTCGCTATTGAACTTCTCTCTGGCAGTTTCGGAGGTGCTTCTCAAGTCTTGACCGGTCAA CCCCTTGATACCCTGAAAACT CGAGCACAAACCGCTCCTAAAGGGCAGTTCAAGAACACCTGGGACATCTTGAAGGTTACCGTGAGAAATGAGGGCTTTTTGGCATTATACAAGGGTATG ATGTCACCTCTTCTCGGTGTTGCCGCTGTcaactctcttctttttacCGCCTACGGCACCGCTCGTCGTATCGTCTCTCCCTATCCCGACCTTTCCATTCCTCAAGTTGCCGCTGCTGGCGCTATAGCTGGTGCCGCCAACGCTGTCTTGGCCTCTCCC GTGGAGATGTTCAAGATTAAGATGCAAGGACAGTACGGCGGAAAGGACGATAAGAGGCTTGGGCGGGTTGTCGGTGACATGTGGAAGGAGTATGGATTGCGAAACGGTATCATGCGAGGATACTGG GTCACTGTTGTTCGAGAAATTCCTGCCTACGCGGGTTTCTATGCTG GCTATGAATACAGCAAACGTTGGTTTGCCAAGCACTATGCTCCTAACAACCTCCCTATCTGGACTCTCCTCGCATCGGGTGCCATCGGCGGTGTCTCCTATTGGCTTGCCTGTTACCCTCTCGACGTCGTCAAGTCTCGAGTACAGATGGCGAAGCTTCCACCAAGTAAAGGAGGGTGGTTGAGCGGAGGTTACGTTGCAAGGGAAATGAGCGCGATCGtcaaggaaggtggtgtGAGCTCATTGTTCCGTGGCATTGGGCCGTCTCTTGTCAGGGCTGTGCCTGCTGCCGGTGCTACCTTTGCCGCTTATGAAGTTGCTAGGG AATACATTATCAATCACGACCTTCTGTAA